A genomic region of Anas acuta chromosome 1, bAnaAcu1.1, whole genome shotgun sequence contains the following coding sequences:
- the ATP4B gene encoding potassium-transporting ATPase subunit beta: MATLNEKKTCSERMENFRRFVWNPETKLFMGRTLINWVWISLYYLAFYVVMTGLFALSIYSLMRTVNPYEPDYQDQLKSPGVTLRPDVYGDRGLQIYYNTSENKTWERLVTTLQTFLTAYTPAAQHLNINCTGDKYFIQDTFDGPNNTKLSCKFTSDMLQNCSGIADPTFGFPEGKPCFIIKMNRIIKFYPGNGTAPRVDCTYVGDESRPLEVDYYPANGTFNLHYFPYYGKKAQPTYSNPLVAVKFLNLTRNVELKIVCKIIGAGITFDNVHDPYEGKVEFKLKIED; the protein is encoded by the exons ATGGCAACTTTAAACGAAAAGAAGACCTGCAGCGAACGGATGGAGAATTTCCGTCGTTTTGTCTGGAATCCCGAAACGAAGCTGTTCATGGGAAGGACCTTGATTAACTGGG TGTGGATCAGCCTCTACTACCTGGCCTTCTACGTGGTGATGACCGGGCTGTTCGCGCTCTCCATATACTCCTTAATGAGAACGGTGAACCCGTACGAGCCGGATTATCAAGACCAGCTGAAGTCCCCAG GTGTAACGTTACGCCCGGATGTGTATGGGGACAGAGGACTACAGATCTACTACAACACATCGGAAAACAAAACCTGGGAGCGACTGGTGACGACCCTTCAGACCTTTCTGACAG CCTATACccctgctgctcagcatctgAACATCAACTGCACAGGTGACAAGTACTTCATCCAGGACACCTTTGATGGCCCAAACAACACAAAGCTGTCCTGCAAATTTACATCAGATATGCTTCAGAACTGCTCTGGCATCGCAGATCCTACTTTTGGATTTCCGGAAGGCAAACCTTGctttattataaaaatgaacAGG attATCAAGTTTTACCCCGGTAACGGCACTGCGCCGAGAGTGGACTGCACATACGTG GGTGATGAGTCTCGCCCGCTGGAGGTGGACTACTACCCAGCGAACGGCACCTTCAACCTGCACTACTTCCCTTACTACGGAAAAAAGGCACAG ccTACTTACAGCAATCCTCTGGTAGCTGTGAAATTTCTCAACCTTACAAGGAACGTAGAACTCAAAATAGTGTGCAAAATCATTGGAGCTGGGATTACCTTTGATAATGTTCATGATCCCTACGAAGGAAAAGTggaatttaaattgaaaatagaagactaa